The Trichosurus vulpecula isolate mTriVul1 chromosome 4, mTriVul1.pri, whole genome shotgun sequence genome contains a region encoding:
- the LURAP1 gene encoding leucine rich adaptor protein 1, translating to MEGTPECSAPDLRDVEGKVGRKTPEGLLRSLRGEGEPVSALLQPPRGTPEAGHGLGLGDKVTALRLELAYLRAIDVKILQQLVTVNEGIEAVRWLLEERGALASRCSSLTSSQYSLTGGSPGACSHRGSWESLPDPTPTTTTAAAVDRLDSVSIGSYLDTLASGAEPDDEGLSEAGTRYPPPGMTWAKAPPSEERSWTEADTALGARSGRKPPGEEVPEDARSGLSYGAHWYWGQCQDDVTFL from the exons ATGGAGGGGACCCCGGAGTGCTCCGCGCCCGATCTGCGGGACGTGGAGGGCAAGGTGGGCCGAAAGACTCCCGAGGGGCTGCTCCGCAGCTTGCGGGGCGAGGGGGAACCAGTATCTGCGCTGCTGCAGCCTCCCCGAGGGACGCCAGAAGCCGGCCACGGCCTGGGTCTGGGCGACAAGGTCACGGCGCTAAGGCTGGAGCTG gcttACCTTCGAGCCATCGACGTGAAGATCTTGCAGCAGCTTGTCACAGTTAACGAGGGCATTGAGGCAGTCCGCTGGCTGCTGGAAGAGCGAGGGGCCCTGGCTAGCCGCTGCAGCAGCCTCACCAGCAGCCAGTACAGCCTGACAGGGGGCAGCCCTGGAGCCTGCTCCCACAGGGGCAGCTGGGAGAGCCTGCCTGACCCCACCCCGACCACCACCACAGCTGCAGCTGTGGACAGGCTGGACAGCGTCTCTATCGGCAGCTACCTGGACACGCTGGCCTCAGGGGCTGAGCCCGATGACGAGGGGCTCTCTGAGGCTGGCACCCGATATCCTCCACCTGGCATGACTTGGGCAAAGGCTCCTCCCTCAGAGGAGAGGTCCTGGACAGAGGCTGACACAGCATTGGGGGCCAGATCTGGGCGGAAGCCTCCTGGAGAGGAGGTCCCTGAGGATGCCAGGTCTGGCCTCAGCTATGGGGCCCACTGGTACTGGGGACAGTGTCAGGATGATGTGACATTCTTGTAG